A single window of Jeotgalibacillus haloalkalitolerans DNA harbors:
- a CDS encoding tetratricopeptide repeat protein, with protein MNDLQQMIDYLHAGSLEEAMKIYNELKRIGTDEEKYEAAEALFSLGFQEKSIELYEDLIELYPEETELTVLKAEAHAELDQIEEAMELLETITDSSEFYARAMLLSADLYHMQGLHEVSEQKLLKAYEADKSEEVIQFALAEFYIQQGRFLEAIRFYKMLSEQEIAGVIISKRLGECYSAGGSFEEALSYYEEALEHERDAETLFQYGFTAYQAGHNLTAAEVFEELIELDPDYHSAYKLLAHSYEHEEELSKALEAAEKGVKHDPFNKELFLTAGKLSLKTANEEKAESFLRQAIAIDPDYLEAALILNKVLLKQEKPDECLDIIQTVRESGEDDPQFLWDAAKAYELREDFSLASEEYKKAYVVYNDHSDFLEDYGNFLLEEGRHKDALDIYVKLSEKDPTNEEWQMNIEHLRQE; from the coding sequence ATGAACGATTTACAGCAAATGATTGATTATCTTCATGCAGGAAGTCTTGAAGAAGCAATGAAAATATATAATGAGTTGAAGAGAATCGGTACGGATGAGGAAAAGTATGAAGCTGCAGAAGCCCTGTTCAGCCTGGGATTTCAGGAAAAAAGTATCGAGCTTTATGAAGATTTAATTGAATTATACCCTGAAGAAACTGAACTTACAGTGCTGAAAGCTGAAGCGCATGCAGAGCTTGATCAGATCGAAGAAGCGATGGAATTGCTTGAGACAATTACTGATTCAAGTGAGTTTTATGCCCGCGCAATGCTGCTTTCTGCTGATCTGTATCATATGCAGGGGCTTCATGAAGTAAGTGAACAGAAATTACTGAAAGCATATGAGGCTGACAAATCAGAAGAAGTGATCCAGTTTGCACTTGCTGAATTTTATATCCAGCAGGGCAGGTTCCTTGAAGCAATCAGGTTTTACAAAATGCTATCTGAACAGGAAATTGCCGGTGTGATCATCAGTAAACGACTTGGTGAATGCTACAGTGCAGGAGGATCGTTCGAGGAAGCCCTTTCGTATTATGAGGAGGCACTTGAACATGAGAGGGATGCGGAAACACTCTTCCAGTACGGTTTCACGGCATACCAGGCAGGACACAATCTTACTGCAGCTGAGGTATTTGAGGAATTAATTGAACTTGACCCTGACTACCATAGTGCGTATAAGCTGCTGGCACATTCCTATGAACACGAAGAGGAGCTCTCAAAAGCACTTGAAGCAGCTGAAAAAGGTGTTAAGCATGATCCGTTTAATAAAGAATTATTCCTGACAGCAGGTAAGTTATCTCTGAAAACAGCAAATGAAGAAAAAGCCGAATCGTTCTTGAGACAGGCTATCGCAATTGATCCTGACTATCTTGAAGCTGCTTTGATTTTAAATAAAGTACTTCTTAAACAGGAAAAACCCGATGAATGCCTTGATATTATTCAAACAGTGAGAGAATCAGGAGAGGATGACCCTCAATTTTTATGGGATGCTGCAAAAGCTTATGAGCTGAGAGAGGATTTTTCTTTAGCATCTGAAGAATATAAAAAAGCTTATGTGGTATATAATGATCATAGTGATTTCTTAGAAGATTACGGGAATTTTCTTTTAGAAGAAGGCAGACATAAAGATGCCCTCGACATTTATGTGAAGCTTTCAGAGAAGGATCCGACAAATGAAGAGTGGCAGATGAATATAGAGCATTTGAGACAAGAATAA
- the aroA gene encoding 3-phosphoshikimate 1-carboxyvinyltransferase: protein MKMLQFENPSIQGELKVPGDKSISHRSIMFGAISEGVTRVTGFLKGDDCLSTIDCFRKMGINITEKDDEILIEGKGFHGLKEPEEVLYTGNSGTTTRLLLGILAGRPFHSVVTGDESIAKRPMNRVTEPLKQMGASIDGRDNGNLTPLSVRGGKLKSFHYKLPVASAQLKSALILAGLQSEEETIITEPEKTRDHTEKMIRHFGGNIAREGNQIKVSGNQPFKAKDVHVPGDISSAAFFLTAAAITSGSSLVLKDVGLNETRTGILDVLKQMEADFSVNLTNDEEEPQGEIMISTSRLKGCEIAGELIPRLIDEIPIIALLATQATGQTVIKDAEELKVKETNRIDAVVEELKKLGADIHATEDGMIINGPVKLNGGQADSRGDHRIGMMLAVASLITDDAVHIKNHECISVSYPAFFEDLSHVTK from the coding sequence ATGAAGATGCTTCAATTTGAAAACCCTTCTATTCAGGGAGAATTAAAAGTACCGGGTGATAAGTCTATCTCACACCGGTCTATTATGTTTGGTGCCATTTCAGAAGGCGTAACAAGAGTAACAGGTTTCCTTAAAGGAGATGACTGCCTCAGTACGATTGACTGCTTCAGAAAGATGGGTATCAATATTACCGAGAAAGATGATGAAATCCTGATTGAAGGCAAAGGGTTTCACGGTTTGAAAGAGCCTGAAGAGGTCCTTTATACAGGTAATTCTGGAACAACAACCAGACTGCTTCTTGGTATATTGGCAGGCCGGCCTTTTCATTCAGTCGTAACAGGGGATGAGTCGATTGCAAAACGTCCGATGAACCGTGTTACAGAACCATTAAAACAAATGGGTGCATCAATTGACGGCAGGGATAACGGCAATTTAACACCGCTTTCGGTCAGGGGCGGGAAGCTGAAGTCATTTCACTACAAGCTGCCTGTTGCCAGTGCACAGCTGAAATCAGCACTGATTCTTGCAGGCCTTCAATCTGAAGAAGAAACGATTATTACCGAACCGGAAAAAACGAGAGATCACACTGAAAAAATGATCAGGCACTTCGGGGGCAATATAGCCAGAGAAGGAAACCAGATTAAGGTCAGTGGAAATCAGCCTTTTAAAGCGAAAGATGTACACGTTCCTGGTGACATTTCATCAGCTGCTTTCTTCCTTACAGCAGCAGCCATCACCTCAGGCAGCAGTCTCGTGCTGAAAGATGTTGGGTTAAATGAAACCAGAACCGGCATTCTGGATGTTTTAAAGCAGATGGAGGCAGATTTCAGTGTGAACCTGACCAATGATGAAGAAGAGCCCCAGGGTGAAATTATGATCAGCACAAGCAGGCTGAAGGGCTGTGAAATTGCGGGAGAATTAATACCAAGATTGATTGATGAAATTCCAATCATCGCCCTCCTTGCTACTCAGGCAACCGGTCAGACAGTGATCAAAGATGCTGAAGAGCTAAAAGTAAAGGAAACGAACCGCATTGATGCTGTTGTTGAGGAATTAAAAAAGCTTGGTGCTGATATTCATGCCACTGAAGATGGGATGATCATTAACGGTCCTGTCAAACTGAATGGCGGACAGGCGGATTCAAGAGGGGATCATCGGATCGGAATGATGCTCGCGGTTGCATCGCTCATTACTGATGATGCAGTTCACATCAAGAACCATGAATGTATCAGCGTCTCTTATCCAGCATTTTTTGAAGACTTATCACACGTAACGAAGTAA
- a CDS encoding prephenate dehydrogenase translates to MNGNVFIIGLGLIGGSIGLAILKEHPDAQVTGYDIKPDEMKLAKALHAINRTSSSLQHDAEQADLIIICTPVNETEKLMNSLAAFNLKPDVIVTDVGSTKKNIMSASHVLTQKGITFVGGHPMAGSHKSGVSAAKAFLFENAFYLLTPGDSADEQSIDTLKNWLRGSKAKFLEVKPEEHDHITGMVSHFPHIIASSLVHQVKQNYQKQPLISSLAAGGFRDISRIASSNPSMWRDITLHNIDTLKELLMEWQQEMNRVINMLEENNAEHIYAYFSEAKTFRDEMPILQKGAIPSFYDLFVDVPDYPGVISEITGLLAKEEISIVNLRIMETREDIYGVLTISFQTEEDRKRGAECITSVTDYDVFTV, encoded by the coding sequence ATGAATGGAAACGTATTTATCATCGGGCTTGGACTGATTGGCGGTTCGATCGGACTGGCTATATTGAAGGAACATCCCGATGCGCAGGTTACCGGGTATGATATTAAGCCGGATGAAATGAAACTGGCAAAAGCCCTCCATGCAATCAACCGTACTTCTTCATCTCTTCAGCATGATGCAGAGCAGGCTGACCTGATTATTATCTGTACACCTGTTAACGAGACGGAAAAACTGATGAATTCGCTCGCGGCATTTAACCTGAAGCCGGATGTGATTGTAACCGATGTCGGCAGTACGAAGAAAAACATTATGTCAGCCAGTCATGTGCTGACACAAAAAGGTATTACGTTTGTCGGCGGACATCCAATGGCAGGGTCTCATAAAAGCGGCGTATCTGCTGCAAAAGCCTTTTTATTTGAAAATGCTTTTTATCTATTAACTCCCGGGGATTCTGCTGATGAACAGTCAATTGATACGTTAAAAAACTGGCTGCGGGGCAGTAAGGCAAAGTTTCTGGAAGTGAAGCCTGAAGAGCACGATCATATAACAGGGATGGTCAGCCATTTCCCACATATTATTGCATCTTCTCTTGTTCATCAGGTTAAGCAGAATTATCAAAAACAGCCGCTGATCTCAAGTCTTGCAGCAGGAGGGTTCAGGGATATTTCCAGGATCGCATCATCAAATCCATCAATGTGGAGAGATATTACACTTCACAATATTGATACCCTAAAGGAACTTTTAATGGAATGGCAGCAGGAAATGAACCGCGTGATTAATATGCTTGAAGAAAATAATGCTGAGCATATATACGCTTATTTTTCAGAAGCAAAAACTTTCAGAGATGAGATGCCGATCCTGCAAAAAGGTGCGATTCCATCTTTTTATGACCTTTTTGTTGATGTACCCGATTACCCGGGGGTGATCTCTGAAATTACAGGTCTCCTGGCAAAAGAAGAGATCAGTATTGTTAACCTGAGAATTATGGAAACCCGGGAAGACATATATGGGGTGCTGACAATCAGTTTTCAGACTGAGGAGGATCGTAAACGCGGTGCTGAATGCATTACCTCTGTCACAGACTATGACGTATTTACTGTCTAA
- the hisC gene encoding histidinol-phosphate transaminase: MYIKDQVKKLTPYKPGKTVDDVKKELGLDEIIKLASNENPFGCSKKVGEELTANALNYAIYPDGGGTVLRKALTEFYQLPGDQFILGNGSDEIIQIIARAMLDSSKNTVMATPTFPQYKHNAVIEGAEVLEIPLIDGVHDLDKMAQAVNDQTAVVWVCSPNNPTGVSISDQDLKQFLNKIPNDVVIVLDEAYFEYVAADDYYDSLELIQQYPNLIVTRTFSKAYGLAGFRVGYGIAQPALIQALEPVREPFNTNSLAQLAASAALKDQDFIKYCKEQNRKGIVKFQQFCEEYGLSYFPTQGNFILIHFNRDADEMFESLMKKGIIARSGHALGYPESLRITIGSEEQVEKTLKAIKEIITQ; this comes from the coding sequence ATGTATATAAAAGATCAGGTGAAGAAACTGACACCTTACAAGCCCGGTAAAACGGTGGATGATGTAAAAAAAGAACTCGGCCTTGATGAAATCATTAAATTAGCCTCAAATGAGAACCCGTTTGGATGTTCTAAAAAAGTAGGAGAAGAGCTTACTGCAAATGCATTGAACTATGCGATTTATCCGGATGGCGGTGGTACAGTGCTCAGGAAAGCACTCACTGAATTTTATCAGCTGCCGGGTGATCAGTTCATTTTAGGAAACGGATCAGACGAGATCATTCAGATCATAGCAAGAGCGATGCTTGACTCCTCGAAAAATACTGTGATGGCGACTCCGACTTTCCCGCAATATAAACATAATGCAGTGATTGAAGGTGCTGAAGTCCTTGAAATCCCGCTGATTGACGGGGTGCATGACCTGGATAAAATGGCACAGGCAGTGAATGATCAAACCGCAGTAGTATGGGTGTGCAGTCCGAATAATCCAACCGGGGTGAGCATCAGTGATCAGGACCTTAAACAATTCCTGAATAAAATTCCAAACGATGTCGTCATTGTCCTGGATGAAGCATATTTCGAATATGTAGCTGCTGATGACTATTATGACTCATTGGAGTTAATTCAGCAGTACCCTAATTTGATTGTCACGAGAACGTTTTCCAAAGCATATGGTCTTGCGGGCTTCCGGGTTGGTTATGGGATCGCACAGCCTGCATTAATTCAGGCTCTTGAACCGGTACGTGAACCATTCAATACAAATTCTTTAGCGCAGCTTGCTGCTTCTGCAGCCTTAAAAGATCAGGATTTTATTAAGTATTGCAAAGAGCAGAACAGAAAAGGTATCGTTAAATTTCAACAGTTCTGCGAAGAGTACGGTCTCAGCTATTTCCCGACACAGGGCAATTTTATTCTTATCCATTTTAACCGGGACGCAGATGAAATGTTCGAATCACTGATGAAAAAAGGTATTATTGCAAGAAGCGGACACGCCCTTGGGTATCCGGAAAGCTTAAGGATTACAATCGGATCAGAGGAGCAGGTCGAAAAAACATTAAAAGCAATTAAGGAGATCATTACGCAATAA
- the aroH gene encoding chorismate mutase: protein MIRGIRGATTVDHDQQESIVNATFSLLEDMIEKNNIDPEDTASVFISTTDDINSVFPAKALRKLEGWEYVPVMCMSEIPVKDALPFCIRVMVHVNTPKKQKEIQHVYHHEAVKLRPDLVGANRKVDL from the coding sequence GTGATTCGTGGAATAAGAGGCGCTACAACCGTTGATCATGATCAGCAGGAGTCAATTGTAAATGCTACTTTCTCACTCTTGGAGGATATGATCGAAAAAAACAATATAGATCCTGAAGATACTGCATCAGTCTTTATTTCAACGACAGATGATATCAATTCGGTATTTCCTGCAAAAGCTTTAAGAAAACTTGAAGGATGGGAATATGTACCGGTGATGTGTATGAGTGAAATACCCGTGAAAGATGCACTCCCGTTTTGTATCAGAGTCATGGTGCATGTCAATACACCCAAAAAACAAAAAGAGATACAGCACGTCTATCACCATGAAGCTGTAAAATTACGTCCTGACCTTGTCGGAGCAAATAGAAAGGTGGATTTATGA
- the aroB gene encoding 3-dehydroquinate synthase → MEQLTINAGVSYPVLIGENALRETNRVIRELKPAVTSILLLIDERVYELHKESVDRHIQSDALYILPAGEQAKSFKVYEQAMGAALEAGLDRHSLIIACGGGATGDLAGFTAATYMRGIRYIQVPTTILAHDSAVGGKTAINHPLGKNMTGSFHQPSAVIYDRSFLETLPLREVRSGFAEVIKHALIADHQFLSELMYEVTDLEKLDKDFLQYALKKGIEIKGDIVRQDEREQNIRAFLNFGHTYGHAVEAWSGFGEKLHGECVMIGMVYALLLSEKKAELTFDVNRFVQWVVSIGYDLKTKAPFDELLNLMKKDKKNLNRKIRFVLLNNVGEPVLKEIEEEDLKDIHFLLKRKGEIQ, encoded by the coding sequence ATGGAGCAGTTAACGATAAACGCAGGAGTGTCTTACCCGGTTCTAATAGGTGAAAATGCACTTCGTGAAACAAATCGTGTCATCCGGGAATTGAAGCCTGCAGTGACTTCAATCCTGCTATTAATTGATGAACGGGTATATGAACTGCATAAGGAAAGTGTTGACCGTCACATACAATCTGATGCACTTTATATTCTGCCTGCCGGTGAACAGGCAAAATCATTTAAAGTCTATGAACAGGCCATGGGTGCTGCACTTGAAGCAGGATTAGACAGACATTCTTTAATCATTGCCTGTGGCGGTGGAGCGACAGGTGATCTGGCCGGTTTTACTGCAGCAACTTATATGAGAGGGATTAGATATATACAGGTTCCAACAACGATCCTTGCGCATGACAGTGCAGTTGGTGGCAAAACAGCGATTAATCACCCATTAGGTAAGAATATGACCGGAAGCTTCCATCAGCCTTCAGCTGTCATTTATGATCGATCGTTTCTGGAAACACTGCCGCTGAGAGAAGTCAGGTCCGGATTTGCCGAAGTAATTAAGCATGCACTCATTGCAGACCATCAATTTTTATCTGAACTAATGTATGAAGTGACAGATCTTGAAAAGCTTGATAAAGATTTTCTCCAATATGCATTAAAAAAAGGCATAGAGATTAAAGGTGATATCGTCCGTCAGGATGAGCGCGAACAAAACATCAGGGCTTTTCTTAATTTCGGTCATACTTACGGTCATGCAGTAGAAGCCTGGTCCGGATTTGGCGAAAAGCTCCACGGTGAATGTGTGATGATTGGAATGGTGTACGCACTTTTATTAAGTGAAAAGAAAGCTGAACTGACCTTTGATGTGAATCGCTTTGTACAGTGGGTGGTATCGATTGGATACGATCTCAAAACAAAGGCACCTTTTGATGAGCTGTTAAATCTTATGAAAAAAGACAAAAAGAACCTTAACAGAAAGATCCGGTTTGTTTTACTGAATAATGTAGGCGAGCCTGTTCTTAAAGAGATAGAAGAGGAAGATTTAAAAGACATACATTTTCTATTAAAGCGAAAGGGGGAAATCCAGTGA
- the aroC gene encoding chorismate synthase: MRYLTAGESHGPQLTTIIEGLPAGLALEASDIDEHLARRQKGYGRGRRMQIETDRAQILSGVRHGKTLGSPIALVVENKDWTHWTKIMGAEPLTEDEESEVRRKITRPRPGHADLNGGIKYGHRDMRNVLERSSARETTVRVAAGALAQKILKDLGIQIACHVKEIGGVIAQEQSDLTASEVREKSEQSEVRCVDPEASEKMKSAIDDAKKNGDSIGGVVEVIVENVPAGLGSYVHYDKKLDARIAAAIMSINAFKGVEFGLGFEMARLPGSKVHDEIAWSEEKGYYRKSNRLGGFEGGMTTGMPIVVKGVMKPIPTLYKPLESVDIDSKEPFSASIERSDSCAVPAAAVVAEAVVAWEIAAAICDQFDSDRFDQLKKSVDEHRAYAKDY, from the coding sequence ATGAGATACTTAACAGCAGGTGAATCACATGGACCGCAACTGACGACAATTATAGAAGGTCTTCCTGCAGGGCTCGCGCTTGAAGCGTCTGATATTGATGAGCACCTTGCAAGAAGGCAAAAAGGCTACGGCCGGGGAAGAAGAATGCAAATTGAGACAGACCGTGCACAGATTTTAAGTGGTGTAAGGCATGGTAAAACACTTGGCTCACCAATCGCCCTGGTTGTTGAAAATAAAGACTGGACACACTGGACTAAAATTATGGGTGCTGAGCCTTTAACTGAAGATGAAGAAAGTGAAGTAAGACGTAAAATCACACGGCCGCGCCCTGGTCATGCAGACTTGAATGGCGGAATCAAATACGGACATAGAGATATGCGGAATGTATTGGAACGTTCTTCTGCAAGAGAAACGACAGTAAGGGTTGCAGCAGGAGCACTGGCTCAAAAAATTCTGAAGGATCTCGGGATTCAAATTGCCTGTCATGTGAAAGAAATCGGCGGCGTAATCGCACAGGAACAATCAGATCTGACCGCTTCGGAAGTGCGTGAGAAATCTGAGCAGAGTGAGGTTCGTTGTGTAGATCCAGAAGCTTCAGAAAAAATGAAATCTGCGATTGATGATGCGAAAAAAAATGGTGATTCTATTGGCGGAGTGGTTGAAGTAATTGTTGAGAATGTACCTGCCGGCCTTGGAAGCTATGTTCATTACGATAAAAAACTGGATGCTAGAATTGCAGCAGCTATTATGAGCATTAACGCATTTAAAGGAGTGGAATTCGGCTTGGGATTTGAAATGGCCAGACTTCCCGGAAGCAAGGTCCATGATGAAATTGCCTGGTCAGAAGAAAAAGGGTATTACCGGAAATCAAACCGCCTCGGCGGATTTGAAGGCGGAATGACAACCGGGATGCCAATCGTTGTAAAAGGCGTGATGAAACCAATTCCAACGCTTTATAAACCACTTGAGAGTGTGGATATTGACTCTAAAGAGCCTTTCAGTGCGAGTATCGAACGGTCAGACAGCTGCGCGGTTCCTGCGGCTGCTGTCGTTGCAGAAGCAGTCGTTGCATGGGAAATTGCAGCAGCAATTTGTGATCAGTTTGACAGCGACCGTTTTGATCAATTAAAAAAATCTGTTGATGAACACAGAGCATACGCTAAGGACTATTAA
- a CDS encoding CheR family methyltransferase translates to MSNDYTGFVTYIKSKTGIDLSLYKEAQMKRRLTSLYEKKGFYSFTDFSSALSAKHELMDEFLDRMTINVSEFYRNQKRWEVLEQQILPQLLKKHKPLKVWSAACSTGEEPYSLAMVLNKFQKGSFTKILATDLDKIALEKAKIGLYAERALAEVPVDVKQKFFTKQGSFFKVSDQIKNDVTFKQQNLLNDRFDSGFDLIVCRNVMIYFTEEAKEELYHKFSKALKPGGVLFVGSTEQIFNPGKYGLESAETFFYRKI, encoded by the coding sequence TTGTCAAATGATTATACAGGTTTTGTAACTTATATTAAAAGTAAAACCGGGATCGACCTTTCGCTTTATAAGGAAGCACAGATGAAAAGGCGGCTGACATCGTTATATGAAAAAAAGGGGTTTTATTCATTTACGGATTTTTCATCTGCTCTATCTGCAAAACATGAGCTGATGGATGAATTTTTAGACCGTATGACGATCAATGTATCTGAGTTTTACAGGAATCAAAAACGGTGGGAAGTGCTGGAGCAACAGATATTACCTCAGCTGCTAAAAAAACATAAACCTCTTAAAGTATGGAGTGCAGCGTGTTCAACAGGAGAAGAACCATATTCACTGGCGATGGTACTGAACAAATTTCAAAAAGGCAGTTTTACGAAAATACTTGCCACCGACTTGGATAAGATTGCGCTTGAAAAAGCTAAAATTGGTCTTTATGCGGAAAGAGCTTTGGCAGAAGTGCCTGTAGATGTTAAACAAAAATTCTTCACTAAACAGGGCTCATTCTTTAAAGTGTCTGATCAGATTAAAAATGATGTCACCTTTAAACAGCAAAATCTTCTCAACGACCGTTTTGACTCAGGCTTTGACTTAATCGTCTGCAGAAATGTCATGATATATTTTACTGAAGAAGCAAAAGAAGAGCTTTATCATAAATTCAGCAAAGCTCTGAAGCCTGGAGGGGTGCTGTTTGTAGGGAGTACAGAACAGATTTTTAATCCGGGTAAATATGGATTGGAATCAGCAGAAACATTTTTTTACCGGAAAATTTAA
- the ndk gene encoding nucleoside-diphosphate kinase has product MEKTFLMVKPDGVQRGLIGEVICRFERKGFKLAAGKLMVISDELAKKHYGEHADKPFFGELVDFITSGPVFAMIWEGEDVVKTARHMMGATKPSEADLGTIRGDFGLTVGKNIIHGSDSLESAEREINLFFGESAALEYKKSSDEWVY; this is encoded by the coding sequence ATGGAAAAGACATTTTTAATGGTTAAACCAGACGGGGTACAAAGAGGATTAATCGGTGAAGTGATCTGCCGGTTTGAAAGAAAAGGATTTAAATTAGCAGCAGGTAAATTAATGGTGATCTCTGATGAGCTTGCTAAAAAGCATTACGGTGAACACGCAGACAAGCCTTTCTTTGGGGAATTGGTGGATTTCATTACTTCCGGACCTGTATTTGCAATGATCTGGGAAGGCGAAGACGTTGTTAAAACAGCACGTCACATGATGGGAGCGACAAAACCAAGTGAAGCTGACCTCGGAACAATCCGCGGTGACTTTGGTCTGACAGTAGGTAAAAACATTATTCATGGTTCTGATTCTTTAGAGAGTGCAGAACGTGAGATAAACCTTTTCTTCGGTGAAAGTGCTGCATTGGAATACAAAAAATCAAGTGATGAGTGGGTATATTAA
- the hepT gene encoding heptaprenyl diphosphate synthase component II — protein MKLTMLYSFLKTDIEEIEKELSRAIHSETALLKNASLHLLQAGGKRIRPVFVLLSAKTGQYDIHKVKNAAVALELIHMASLVHDDVIDNSDMRRGRTTIQAEWNNQVAMYTGDYMFARALNYMTVIDDPAAHRILSDAIVELCIGEIAQIQDKYRFNQSMKDYFRRIKRKTALLIAVSCQLGAVTGEASPDIQKRLYRFGYYVGMAYQITDDILDFTGTEKELGKPAGGDLLQGNITLPVFFAMENRELGNKIKKVHEDMPKDDLQQIIDGIVKSDAIKRSSMISQRYLVKALEQLDTLPASKAKKSLRDIAIFIGKRKY, from the coding sequence ATGAAATTAACGATGCTGTATTCGTTCTTAAAAACGGATATCGAAGAGATAGAAAAAGAGCTGAGCAGGGCAATACATTCGGAGACTGCACTATTAAAAAATGCATCACTCCATTTACTTCAGGCCGGAGGCAAAAGAATCCGTCCTGTTTTTGTACTGTTGTCAGCAAAGACGGGGCAGTATGACATCCACAAGGTGAAAAACGCAGCCGTTGCGCTTGAGCTGATTCATATGGCTTCTTTAGTGCATGATGATGTGATTGATAACTCTGATATGCGAAGAGGGAGAACGACGATACAGGCAGAGTGGAACAATCAGGTGGCAATGTATACGGGTGATTATATGTTTGCCAGAGCTTTAAACTATATGACAGTGATTGACGATCCGGCTGCCCATCGTATTCTGTCAGATGCAATTGTTGAGCTCTGTATCGGTGAAATTGCTCAAATACAGGATAAATACAGGTTTAATCAAAGCATGAAGGACTATTTCAGAAGAATTAAAAGAAAAACAGCGCTTTTAATTGCTGTCAGCTGCCAGCTTGGCGCGGTAACCGGAGAAGCAAGCCCGGATATTCAAAAGAGACTTTACCGTTTTGGCTACTATGTCGGCATGGCGTATCAGATTACGGATGATATTCTTGATTTTACAGGTACTGAAAAAGAGCTCGGCAAGCCGGCTGGAGGAGATCTTTTACAGGGGAACATTACCCTTCCTGTTTTCTTTGCAATGGAAAATAGGGAGCTTGGCAATAAAATAAAGAAGGTTCACGAGGATATGCCAAAAGATGATTTGCAGCAGATTATTGATGGTATCGTGAAATCTGACGCGATTAAAAGATCATCAATGATCAGTCAGCGTTATCTGGTAAAGGCGCTTGAACAGCTTGATACACTCCCTGCCTCCAAAGCTAAAAAGTCACTGAGAGATATCGCGATTTTTATCGGCAAAAGAAAGTATTAA
- a CDS encoding demethylmenaquinone methyltransferase, whose amino-acid sequence MQTEKEQKVHGVFEKIHGRYDKMNSIISFQQHVRWRKYTMKKMQVEPGSKALDVCCGTADWTIALAEATGTEGQVIGLDFSKNMLKTGHEKVKDYPQIQLVHGNAMSLPYEDHSFDYVTIGFGLRNVPDYLQVLKEMNRVLKPGGMAVCLETSQPTMPGFRQIYYAYFKYVMPIFGKLLAKSYNEYSWLQESAKDFPGAKELASMFEDAGFSGVHFKPFSGGAAAMHIGFKKAQNVD is encoded by the coding sequence ATGCAGACTGAAAAAGAACAAAAAGTGCACGGTGTATTTGAAAAAATACACGGCCGTTACGATAAAATGAATTCAATCATCAGCTTCCAGCAGCATGTCCGCTGGAGAAAATATACAATGAAGAAAATGCAAGTGGAACCCGGTTCAAAGGCGCTGGATGTATGCTGTGGTACAGCTGACTGGACGATTGCATTGGCAGAAGCAACTGGTACAGAAGGGCAGGTAATCGGACTTGATTTCAGTAAAAACATGCTTAAAACGGGTCATGAAAAAGTAAAGGATTACCCCCAGATTCAACTTGTACACGGCAATGCAATGTCACTTCCTTATGAAGATCATTCATTCGACTATGTGACGATTGGATTTGGTCTCAGAAACGTACCGGATTACCTGCAGGTGCTAAAAGAAATGAACAGAGTATTGAAGCCTGGGGGTATGGCAGTCTGTTTGGAAACATCACAGCCGACTATGCCAGGGTTCAGACAGATTTATTATGCTTATTTCAAATATGTTATGCCAATATTCGGGAAGCTGCTTGCAAAAAGCTATAATGAATACTCGTGGCTGCAGGAATCTGCTAAGGATTTCCCGGGTGCTAAAGAATTAGCGTCTATGTTTGAAGATGCAGGATTTTCAGGTGTACATTTTAAACCGTTCAGTGGTGGAGCAGCAGCAATGCATATTGGATTTAAAAAAGCTCAAAATGTAGATTAG